The uncultured Desulfatiglans sp. DNA window CCAGCCAGGGCCAGAGAAGGCCCATGAAGACCAGCAAGACCCCGGCGATAATCAGTATGCGGCGTATCTCCATCCGTGTTTTCCTGACCGTTCGGCGATGAAAGGTCGCCGGAACCCGGCGTTGTCCGAACGGGCGATTCTATCCCTATCCAATGTGAAACAGCCGCCCTCCACCGCGCGAAGGTTTCGGTGGGAGGCTTGGTGATTGAGGTTTCGCCCCCACGGGTGCTACGCCAAAGGGCCGGATCATCGCCTTCGAGCGGCTTCATCCCGAAGAGAGGGGACGCCGAGCATCTCTTCCAGCAGGATCCTGGAGACGGATTGCCAGACATCGGGGGGCAATTCCACCTGCCGATCCGGGTCTGTGTCATCCGGATCCCTGAAGAGGTAAAGCAGTTCTGTCAGGCCCGCTGGTTTGTAAACAGGACCCGGGACCCATCCGTCTTCATCGTTGTCGACGTAAGGGTCTGTCAGCATAATGGCTTTGAGGTCGTGCAGCGGCGCGGCCAGTCCGAGACGTTCGTTCAGGCTGTCGAGGATCTGGTTGGCGATGAGCGCGTGGCCCGTGAAGCCAGGATGGACGCCGTCGAGGCAGAAACTGCCGCCGCGTGACCATTTGCGGTTCAGGATGCGGCCGTCGATCTCGATGGGGGTTTCCCCTGTCAACACCGCACTCAAATCCTCTCCGATATCCAGTACCTGCACCGAGGGACCGGTTTCCGCCGCAGCGCTGAGAATGGCCCGGTTGAAACCGTCGACCCGCTCCATGATCATCCGCTCCTCTGCTTCAGAAAGGACGAGGCCGTCATTCTGGATGCCGCCGATCTCGAGGGCCCGATTGACGTAATCCGCCGAGTAGCCGGTGTGGAGAAGCATGTACATGAAACCGAAGGTGAAGAGGGATATCCGATCGCCCCGGGTGAAATCCGCAACGGGTTCGCCCGGCGCCGCTACACGGGAAAAGGTGGGCGGCACCGTATAGTCGGGGTCGATCTTCCTGAGGTAATATTCGATATCCTCGGAATCGAAGAGATATCCCACAGCGCTGTAGTAAGGAAGGGTCAGGCAGAAGATGGATCGACGCTCCGAGGGCAGAAGACTGTCTTCCTGCAGGCGGGAGAGGATGTGGCGGTATTGGTTCGCGAAATCGTCCTCTTCGGTCAGATTCCTCTCGATGGCATCCACTGTGTACGGATCGAAGCGGAGGATGCCTGTCGTCTGGCCGTAGTCCAGAAGGGCGCGCAGGCCCGGTAAGAGCTGCAGCGCGATCAGGTCGAACGGGAAGGGGAGAAAGACAGGGTTAGCCCCCCCGGTCCCCAGGGTGGCCAAGCTGGAGTCGTTGTTTCCGGCCCAGAAGATCACCAGGGCATGCGCTGAAGAGCGCTCGTCAGCCGCCAGGCGATCGAGGAGCACCCGCAAGGCGTCCATTTGGGAGACCGGTTGGCCGGCCAGGAGGTTCAGAGGGTAAAGGACTTTGTCGTAAGCGTCCGTCAATCCTTGAGGAAGCTTTTTGTCGCAGAGGCAGGAGGGGCTCAGGAAAGAGTCTTCGGCACCCACCCGCTTGTAGTACTCGATGCCTTCGATGGAAAAGATATCCGCACCGTCGACGCCGAGGTTCGTCGGGATGCGGAAAGGGAAAAGGCGTCTCCCGGAAAGGTTCAGCACCGGCTCTGAAAAAATCGGGATGCTCACCTGCGCCAGGGATTCGGATATCCGGTGGAGGTAGGCATTCCAGGTGCTGAAGGCATGGTTGGCGGCGTCCATGGTCCCTTGGGTGAGGCTGTCGCCGACCGCAGAAAGTAGGATTTCGGGGCGTTGATCAGCGGCCTTCGCGCTGCCTGCAACGGGCAGGAGGAAGAGGAGCAGGAGCGGCAAAACCGATGGGAACGTGAGGTGCCGACTGTTCTTGCGGGTTGATGGGCGCACGAAATATTCCACGATGCACTCCTCCATGCGTTAAGGCCACGCTCAGAAGCGGCGGGTACGCAGGATATTGAACACCAGCCAGAGCCCCAGGATCCCTGAGATGATGTAGCCGATGACCCCGAGCGCGGGGTATCCGAAGAGAAACGGTTTGACGCCGGTTGTAATGATCATGGAAGAGCCGATGATCATCGCAGCCAGAATGACGCCGAGGGTCAGACGATTGAAGATGTTTTCCAACGTTTTCCTGAGGCCTCCGAGGTTTTCGTGTTCGAACCGGATGCTCAGATCCCCGCGGTTGACCTTGTCGACGATCTGCGAGAGATGGCTCGGGAGGTTGCGGTGGAGGCTCAGGAGGTGGCCTGCAGTGCTGCGGAGGTTTTTCCAGAGGAACCCGGGGTGGTAGCGTTCTACAGCCAGACGCCGGACCTGGTCTTCGATCTCCGGGATGACGTTGAGGTCGGGATAGAGGATTCGGGCGGTTCCTTCAGCGGTGACCAGGGCCTTGATCATGACGGCGAGGTCGCTCGGCACGCGCAGACGGTACTCCCGCAAAAGGGCGGTGATATCAAGCAAAGCCTGCCCGATGTTGATTTCCTGGAGGGGGATGGACGTGTAGGCATCCAGGATGTCGAGGAGATCCCTTTCAAGGGCGCGTTGATCGAAGGTCCTATCGATCGACGTGATCAGCAGGAGGGTTTCCAGCAGGCGCTTGCTGTCTTTTTCGGCGACCGAACGGACCAGGTCGATGAGGTCGAAGCGGTCTTCGTCCGTCAGCCTCCCCACCATTCCCCAGTCCAGGAGGCATAGTTCCTTCCCTTCCCTGACAAGGATGTTGCCCGGGTGGGGATCGGCATGGAAAAAACCATGTTCGAGGATCTGGCTGATCGTGATCCTCAGACCGAGCTTCGCCAGGTTTTCCGCTTCTTCGATGTGTTCGGCGGGAAGCTCCTTGAGCTTTTTGCCGCGGACGAAATCCATGACGAGCAGGCGCTCGGTGCAGTATTCCGAGACCGGTTCGGGAATGTACACCCCGGGCATGCCGGAAAGCTGAGCCCGGGCGATCTGCATGGCCCGGGCCTCTCTCAGAAAATCCAGTTCGCGCAGGAGATTCCGCCTGGTGGTTTTGAGCAGCCCCGGCAGATCGTAAAGGCGGATCTCTTCCACCCGCTCGTTCAACCGGCCGAGGAGGTAGGCGAGAATGTCCAGGTCTTTCTCGATTTTCGATCGAATGCCGGGCCGTTGCACCTTGATCGCGACCACCCTCCGGCTGTCGCGCAGGAGGGCACGATGAACCTGGGAGAGACTCGCGGCGGCGATCGGTTCGGTCTCGAATGAGAGAAAGACCTCCTCGAGCGGCGCCCCGAGCGCCTTCTCGATCACCTTGCGGATGTCGGACGGCTTTTCGGGCGGGACCTCATCCTGCAACTTCCGCAGCTCCTCGATCAGGGGGCCGGGTAGAAGATCGGGCCGGAGGCTCATGATCTGACCGAACTTGACGAAGGTCGGTCCGAGGTCTTCCATGGCGCGGCGGATCCGCTCCCACGTGCCGAGCTCAAGTTCCCGGCGGCTGGATTTCGTGAGGAGCTTTTTGCCCGGGAGATCCAGCCGGTCGACGAGGTCGACAAAGCCATAGTTCAACAACGTGAGGACGATATCTTTGAACCGCCCGAGGTTGGTCAGCGTCTTGATTTCCACGAATCACCCCTCGATCGGGTCCTTTGCCGCCTCGAGCAGACTCACCCGCTCTTCGAGGTTCTGGACGCGCGATCTCAGTTCGTCCAACTCCTTGCGGCTGCCCACATCGAGGTTCCGGAGCCCCTTGTGGACGGTTTCGGTGATATTTTCCTCGATCCTGGACCATTGCTTTTCACCGGTTTCCAGCAGTTCGTCCGTGAGCCGCCGGGCATCCTCTTTGCTCATGCGGGCCTCGTCCACCATTTTGCGTGCAGTTTCTTCGATCTTGTCCTTGGTGAGGAACACCATGCCGAGACCGGCCAATAACCCCTTTTTGATATCATCCAACATATCCTGCCTCCTCGAATGAATTGTGATGAACTTTCAGGCGGATCGCCAGGTGCTTTCGGTGCGATGCGGCCCCCAGCGCGGGGGGATCGGCTCTGGAGCGGACACCCGTTAGGCGCTGTTCAAAAACCGAAGCCGATCCCGATTCCGAAGTGGATTTGGGCATCGGGGGCAACGCCCTTCAGGGGCCAGAGATGATGTTCGCGTTCTGCGATGACCGGATAGGTGTATTGAATGTCCCCCAGGGGGCGCGTTTCGCTCCCGGCGACGGTGCCGACCACCGTGATCCATCTGCCTGCACGGTAGATGGCAGGGTCCAGGAAGCCTTCCACCGAAATGAGAAAGCGCCCCCTCGATTCGCTGTCCGGTTTGGGCTTTTGCCGGCTGTCGAGAGGTCGCTGAACAACGAAAATGAGACTTTTGCCCGGGAGATTTTTCGTTTCGACGATTTGTCCGCCCAGGACCACCGTGGTGCCCGAAAAAGCGCCGGGATCGGCTGCGAGCGTCGGGAAGGGCAAGGACCGATCCGCGCTCTGGAGCGCCTTTAGGGAAACGACCGGTGCACACCCGGCAGCGGCGGCGAGACAGGTCATCAGCAGGAACCAAGCGATGCATAGACGGGTCTTCAGTTTCATGAGCCCCTCTCGAGGCTGGACCGGGGACCCCGAACCTTCCCCAGGCCGCTCGTCCATCGGTGTTTGCCGAAGCGATCCTTTCCCCACAGGCGCTTTACGGTTCCGGCTCCGGATCCCAGCCCAATCCGGCCGGGTTTTCCCGGATCGAGTTGGTTCTGCTTTCTCTCCACCCCGCCTGGCGGATCAGGAACGCGGCTCCCTCATCTTTTCGATCGGGGTATGGTTGTGATATATATTAAAATAAAAAATCTACACGAAAGCGGTTGTTCTGGATGTCCATCCGGAAAGGATTTCCCGGTGGAAGCCGGCCTCCGATCCGGAAAAGAGAGCTGTCTGCCCATATCGATATAAAAAATCCGTTGTACGGATAAAGCCTGGGGAGCCATTCCCAAGCATACGCACAGCTTGAGGACGAGATCGGCAAAAGAGGGCATTTCCAAGTGAAAACGCTTCGACAAGCCCTCACCCATATTAAAAGGTGAAGAACGAGAAATAAAGGCTTTTCCGGTCCGGCGGTTCTGTCGCGCGTGACCGGCCGGGAATTCGGGTTTTTGGAATGAGACCGGATCTCCGGGAACAGTTGCTCAGCTGAGGGCCGTGGCGCCGCTCCGGGCGGGAGCGGTTCGACGGCCTGAGAAGGAGGGAAAAATGGTGGAGATCAATCCTGAATATCTTGCACCCTGCGGCCTCTACTGCGGGGTATGCGCCATCCTATACGCCGAACGGGATGGGAACCGCAAATTCAAGGAGCGGCTGGTGGACGTCTATAAGGGCAAGCTGCCGGACAGCGGGAACCTGTCGGCGGACGACATCTGCTGCAAAGGCTGCCTTTCGGACGATCCTTTCCTCTTCTGCCGCGAATGCGCCATCAAGGCCTGCACCCGCGAAAAGGGCTACACGGGCTGTCATCAGTGCGACGCGTTCCCCTGCCGTCTGATCGACGAATTTCCCATGCCTGTGGGCCGGAAGGTCATGCTTCGGGCCATCCCGTACTGGCGGGAGCACGGCACCGAAAAGTGGGTGGCCGACGAAGAGGCCCGTTACCACTGCCCGGCCTGCGGCCATCGATTGTTCCGCGGCGCCAAACGCTGCAATCGGTGCGGTACGCCGGTAGACCTGGATTGACCTCCATCCGGAAAAGGCCTCTTTGCGCTGCGACGAAGACTCCTTGTCACATGCGTTTGTATTCCATGAAATACCGGTAGAAGGCGGCCAGGACCAGGGCGTGGGTGATCGCGCCCTGCCGGATGAGGGCGGGCACTTCCTCGATCGGCTTGAGCAGGACCTGGATGTCCTCCTTGTCGTCCTGTTCCTGCTGCCCCGCCGGAATGACATCGTTGGCTAGATAGGTGTAGCAGATATTGTTCTGGATGGCCGGGTTCGGGTGCACCGTTCCGAGTTCGAAGGCCTTCCCGGCATGATAACCGGTCTCTTCACGAAGTTCCCTGAGGGCCGCGGTTTCGGGGGTGTCGCCGGCCTCTACGAGTCCGCCCGGTATCTCCAGCGTGACGTCGCGGATGCCGTGCCGGTACTGGCGGATCAGGACGACCTCGCCGTTGGACGTGAGGGGGATGATGTTGACCCAGGCGGAAGATTCCAGCACGAAGAAATCATGGGCCTTTCCGGTGCGGGGAGAGCGTGCGCGGTCGGTCCGGATGCTGAAGACACGATAGGATCTGTCCAGGATGCTCGACAGGACTTCCCAGTGTTTCGGGGACATGGTTCGGGGCTCCTTTCTCGGCGAACTGAGGCGTGCTGCGGGTTTTCGGCCGCCGGCGCCGGATCCCGCTCCGCATGAATGCGGCCGATTGTGATGGAACGGCGGCCGGGAATCAACCTTTTTCCGTGCCGATATCGAGGCCGTTGCGCTTTCCCCGCGCCGATGCGGACTCCTCCTTCCCAGCCTCCGGCTCTCGGCTGTAGAAATCCGCGATATCTTCGATGCAAGCCGTTACGGGCACGGGCGGCAGGCTTTCCAGGAAGATCCCGCCGTAGCGGGCGTGTCTCAGGCGCACATCGAGGATTGCCATGACACCCCTGTCCGTATTGGTCCGGATAAGGCGGCCCAGGCCCTGTTTGAGGGCGAGGACGGCCTCGGGAACCTGGTAGGACATAAAGGCGTTTTTCCCCTGCTCCTGCAGATGGGTGATCCGGGCGGCCACCAGGGGGTCTCCGGGTGAGCTGAAGGGGAGTTTGTCGACGATCAGGCAGCTCAGGGCCTCACCCGGGACATCGACCCCCTGCCAGAAGGATCCCGTGGCCAGGAGAACGGAGTGGATGTCTTCCCGGAAGGTTGCGAGGAGGGTGGAGCGCGGCGCGTCTCCTTGTTTGAGCAGGGTGAAGGGCAGTTTATCCTGCAGGTGGCGGTGCACGTTGAAGAGATTCTGGTAGCTGGTGAAAAGGACCAGGGCCCGGCCTTCGCTGAGCCCCAGGATCTCGAGGATGCGCTCCCCAGCGGCCTCGCTGAAACGCGGGTGGCCGGGTGCGGGGAGATCCGCTGGAACATAGAGCAGGGCCTGCCGCTTGAAGTCGAAATGGGAGGGGAAAATTGCCTTCAGGGCGTTTTCGGGCAGGCCGAGGCGGGCGGCGGCATAATCGAAGTTGCCCGCGGCGGCGAGCGTCGCCGATGTGAGGAGCACCCGCGGACATTTCTGGTAGAGGCGGCCTTTCAAATCTTCGCTGACATCCAGC harbors:
- a CDS encoding conserved exported hypothetical protein (Evidence 4 : Unknown function but conserved in other organisms); translated protein: MEYFVRPSTRKNSRHLTFPSVLPLLLLFLLPVAGSAKAADQRPEILLSAVGDSLTQGTMDAANHAFSTWNAYLHRISESLAQVSIPIFSEPVLNLSGRRLFPFRIPTNLGVDGADIFSIEGIEYYKRVGAEDSFLSPSCLCDKKLPQGLTDAYDKVLYPLNLLAGQPVSQMDALRVLLDRLAADERSSAHALVIFWAGNNDSSLATLGTGGANPVFLPFPFDLIALQLLPGLRALLDYGQTTGILRFDPYTVDAIERNLTEEDDFANQYRHILSRLQEDSLLPSERRSIFCLTLPYYSAVGYLFDSEDIEYYLRKIDPDYTVPPTFSRVAAPGEPVADFTRGDRISLFTFGFMYMLLHTGYSADYVNRALEIGGIQNDGLVLSEAEERMIMERVDGFNRAILSAAAETGPSVQVLDIGEDLSAVLTGETPIEIDGRILNRKWSRGGSFCLDGVHPGFTGHALIANQILDSLNERLGLAAPLHDLKAIMLTDPYVDNDEDGWVPGPVYKPAGLTELLYLFRDPDDTDPDRQVELPPDVWQSVSRILLEEMLGVPSLRDEAARRR
- a CDS encoding Ubiquinone biosynthesis protein encodes the protein MEIKTLTNLGRFKDIVLTLLNYGFVDLVDRLDLPGKKLLTKSSRRELELGTWERIRRAMEDLGPTFVKFGQIMSLRPDLLPGPLIEELRKLQDEVPPEKPSDIRKVIEKALGAPLEEVFLSFETEPIAAASLSQVHRALLRDSRRVVAIKVQRPGIRSKIEKDLDILAYLLGRLNERVEEIRLYDLPGLLKTTRRNLLRELDFLREARAMQIARAQLSGMPGVYIPEPVSEYCTERLLVMDFVRGKKLKELPAEHIEEAENLAKLGLRITISQILEHGFFHADPHPGNILVREGKELCLLDWGMVGRLTDEDRFDLIDLVRSVAEKDSKRLLETLLLITSIDRTFDQRALERDLLDILDAYTSIPLQEINIGQALLDITALLREYRLRVPSDLAVMIKALVTAEGTARILYPDLNVIPEIEDQVRRLAVERYHPGFLWKNLRSTAGHLLSLHRNLPSHLSQIVDKVNRGDLSIRFEHENLGGLRKTLENIFNRLTLGVILAAMIIGSSMIITTGVKPFLFGYPALGVIGYIISGILGLWLVFNILRTRRF
- a CDS encoding conserved hypothetical protein (Evidence 4 : Unknown function but conserved in other organisms), yielding MLDDIKKGLLAGLGMVFLTKDKIEETARKMVDEARMSKEDARRLTDELLETGEKQWSRIEENITETVHKGLRNLDVGSRKELDELRSRVQNLEERVSLLEAAKDPIEG
- a CDS encoding Outer membrane protein slp; this encodes MKLKTRLCIAWFLLMTCLAAAAGCAPVVSLKALQSADRSLPFPTLAADPGAFSGTTVVLGGQIVETKNLPGKSLIFVVQRPLDSRQKPKPDSESRGRFLISVEGFLDPAIYRAGRWITVVGTVAGSETRPLGDIQYTYPVIAEREHHLWPLKGVAPDAQIHFGIGIGFGF
- a CDS encoding hypothetical protein (Evidence 5 : Unknown function), with amino-acid sequence MFAEAILSPQALYGSGSGSQPNPAGFSRIELVLLSLHPAWRIRNAAPSSFRSGYGCDIY
- a CDS encoding conserved hypothetical protein (Evidence 4 : Unknown function but conserved in other organisms); protein product: MVEINPEYLAPCGLYCGVCAILYAERDGNRKFKERLVDVYKGKLPDSGNLSADDICCKGCLSDDPFLFCRECAIKACTREKGYTGCHQCDAFPCRLIDEFPMPVGRKVMLRAIPYWREHGTEKWVADEEARYHCPACGHRLFRGAKRCNRCGTPVDLD
- a CDS encoding Hydrolase, NUDIX family, translating into MSPKHWEVLSSILDRSYRVFSIRTDRARSPRTGKAHDFFVLESSAWVNIIPLTSNGEVVLIRQYRHGIRDVTLEIPGGLVEAGDTPETAALRELREETGYHAGKAFELGTVHPNPAIQNNICYTYLANDVIPAGQQEQDDKEDIQVLLKPIEEVPALIRQGAITHALVLAAFYRYFMEYKRM